The Agromyces mariniharenae sequence TCGCGCACCCGTTCGAGGAGTTCGTCGTGCAGCAGGGTCTCCGGCGTCTCGCTCACGACGCCAGACTACGCCTGCGGTGTCCGCTCGCGCGGGGGCTGGGGTGCGGCATCCGATGCCGGGGGCGCGGCCGGCGGCGACGGGTCGGATGCCCCGGGCGTCGTGTCGGGCGCCGCGGGCTTCGAGCGGCGCGAGCGCGTCGCGACGAGCACGATCACGAGCACGATCGCGCCGATGACGAGGGCGGCGAGCGCCCACGGGAGCAGCACGCCGACCGCGATGCCGAGCCAGGTCGCGAAGCCGATCAGGGCGTTCCAGCCGGCCGCGAGGCCGCTCCAGAAGTCGTCGGGCTGCGGATCGGGCGCGACCCCCTCGGTCACGAGATCGACGGTGATCGTCGAGTAGTCGACCTGGTCGACGAGCGCGTCGCGCTGCTGGGTGAGGCTGTCGAGCTCGGCCTGCCGGGTGGTGAGCTCGGACTCGATGGCGATCAGGTCGGCGATCGTCGTCGCCTCCGAGAGCAGCTGCTGCAGCCGGTCGACCGAGGCGGTGAGCGCGTCGATGCGTCCGTCGAGGTCCTTGCGCTGCTGCGTGACATCCGAGGCGTTCATGGACACGGAGCTGACCGTGCCGAGCTCGCGCAGCTCGGCGAGGAACGGATCGAGGTCGTCCGACGGGATCCGGAGCGTGAGCGAGGCGCTCGGCGGCTCGGCGTCGGTGCCCGGCGTCTCGGTGCGGCTGTCGACGCGTCCGCCTCGCGCCTCCGCGAGGTCCACGGCCTGCTGCGCGGCGTCGACCGGGTCCTCGACCGTGATCGAGACCCAGCCGACGGTGATCATGCTGCGGTCGGCGAACTGCTCGCCGTCGGCAGTCCCGCCCGCGGCATCCTCGCCCTCCACCTGCTGCTGGGGCGCCATCTCGCCCGGTTCCATCACCGGTGCGTCGGACTGGCCGGCGCCCGCGGTGCAGCCGGCGAGGAGCAGTGCGAGGAGGGCGGCCGCGGCCGCTGCGGGGACCAGTCGTCGTCTCATGGGCTCACCGTATTGCCCGGCCCCGATCGCATGTCTGGACCCCTGCTGGGAGTCCGGTCACGATCGGATTGCGCTTCGCTGTGAATCGCCGAACGGCCCCAACGA is a genomic window containing:
- a CDS encoding DUF4349 domain-containing protein, whose product is MRRRLVPAAAAAALLALLLAGCTAGAGQSDAPVMEPGEMAPQQQVEGEDAAGGTADGEQFADRSMITVGWVSITVEDPVDAAQQAVDLAEARGGRVDSRTETPGTDAEPPSASLTLRIPSDDLDPFLAELRELGTVSSVSMNASDVTQQRKDLDGRIDALTASVDRLQQLLSEATTIADLIAIESELTTRQAELDSLTQQRDALVDQVDYSTITVDLVTEGVAPDPQPDDFWSGLAAGWNALIGFATWLGIAVGVLLPWALAALVIGAIVLVIVLVATRSRRSKPAAPDTTPGASDPSPPAAPPASDAAPQPPRERTPQA